One Vibrio gallaecicus genomic region harbors:
- a CDS encoding sensor domain-containing diguanylate cyclase — translation MLNENDCLLGNKPTQLDLSKWQQTVDLISEIYNSACGTIVQMREDDFNVVVASKNEDNFLKEGDNWPRSIQSFCRTIIETKQELYIHDALDNPDWVNAPAVKSGHVQSYCGLPIYWPSGKVFGTICVIDTKPTEYNATLQALLTQFCLLITADLKMISDFNKIKDLAITDELTGVSNRRGLKTLGEQKFKDARRYQHAIGVVYLDIDNLKYVNDNFGHHAGDRCIVTLAKVLQDNCRESDIIARLGGDEFIIISLIGSRRELMLMANRMEDKYKEAANANVQLNNTSISFGASIVDCYSPLSFETLLSEADQNMYRHKQMKKAKKQTE, via the coding sequence ATGTTGAATGAAAATGATTGCTTACTTGGAAACAAACCAACGCAATTAGACCTGTCAAAATGGCAACAAACCGTAGACCTAATCTCTGAAATTTATAACTCGGCATGCGGCACTATTGTTCAAATGCGTGAAGATGATTTTAATGTAGTAGTTGCCAGCAAAAATGAAGATAACTTTCTCAAAGAAGGTGACAACTGGCCACGTTCCATACAAAGCTTTTGCCGAACGATCATTGAAACCAAGCAAGAACTTTATATACATGATGCATTGGACAATCCAGATTGGGTAAACGCGCCAGCGGTAAAAAGTGGACATGTCCAATCATATTGTGGTCTCCCCATTTATTGGCCGAGTGGAAAAGTTTTTGGCACCATCTGTGTAATCGATACTAAACCAACGGAATATAACGCAACACTTCAGGCGTTATTAACTCAGTTCTGTCTTCTGATTACCGCTGACCTAAAAATGATTTCTGATTTCAATAAGATCAAAGATCTTGCCATCACAGATGAACTCACAGGAGTGAGCAACCGAAGAGGTTTAAAAACTCTAGGGGAGCAAAAATTTAAAGATGCCCGCAGATATCAACATGCAATTGGCGTCGTATATTTAGACATCGATAACCTAAAATACGTAAATGACAACTTTGGTCACCACGCAGGCGACCGTTGCATAGTTACTCTAGCCAAGGTGCTTCAAGATAACTGTAGAGAGAGCGATATCATCGCTCGTCTGGGTGGGGATGAATTTATCATCATTTCTTTAATTGGCTCACGGCGAGAGTTGATGTTGATGGCAAACAGAATGGAAGACAAATATAAGGAAGCAGCCAACGCTAATGTTCAGCTCAATAATACTTCCATTAGCTTTGGTGCCAGTATTGTTGATTGCTACAGCCCCCTGTCATTCGAAACACTGTTAAGTGAAGCAGACCAAAATATGTATCGACACAAACAAATGAAAAAAGCCAAGAAACAAACCGAATAG
- a CDS encoding HopJ type III effector protein — protein MELNSFLTKLISSPESIQFEETISVIEANYTFSPSEFKNGEVTNLAGENNGSCKIFAFGNLQQLSVDQTLACFGQFYRKDVLEFPENEDHQNIRNFMKFGWEGVQFSQQALAKK, from the coding sequence ATGGAACTTAATTCATTCTTAACGAAACTCATTTCCTCGCCTGAAAGTATTCAATTTGAAGAAACAATATCGGTAATTGAAGCGAATTACACTTTTTCACCAAGTGAATTTAAAAATGGTGAAGTGACGAATCTTGCTGGTGAAAATAATGGGTCATGCAAAATATTTGCTTTTGGTAACTTGCAGCAGTTATCTGTAGACCAAACATTGGCTTGTTTTGGACAGTTTTACCGTAAAGATGTGCTCGAATTTCCTGAGAATGAAGATCATCAAAATATTCGAAACTTTATGAAATTTGGCTGGGAAGGTGTTCAATTTTCTCAGCAAGCTCTTGCTAAGAAGTAA
- a CDS encoding DUF3820 family protein: MLQKENLVKLARMPMPFGKYAGRVLIDLPEEYLLWFANKKQFPEGELGELMQLCLALKVEGLDSVVKPLKHDFNY; the protein is encoded by the coding sequence ATGTTACAGAAAGAGAACCTAGTTAAATTAGCAAGAATGCCTATGCCGTTTGGCAAATACGCGGGACGAGTGCTTATTGACCTCCCTGAAGAATATTTACTTTGGTTCGCTAATAAAAAGCAATTCCCAGAAGGCGAACTAGGTGAACTCATGCAGCTATGCTTAGCGTTAAAGGTCGAAGGGCTAGATAGTGTAGTAAAGCCTCTTAAACATGATTTTAATTATTAG
- a CDS encoding DUF3313 domain-containing protein, giving the protein MTSQLSRLAFITLMSILIFGCAQSPRTHATKFTSYEDFRPGPEGGVDLVWARIGLRDADRLKRKLDKYDSVVIDQVFVLAEEDSISDEEIEELTAYFVQRLSDTIKEHKPVVESPTDRSLRLSIALSNVETPNPILAVTSSVLPYGLAISTISKITTGEHTNVGSATIELLVSDAENGDALFAVVDRQAGNKDFSTMLDSLDDPKDAINFWVDRLSVTLQKIDKPE; this is encoded by the coding sequence ATGACATCTCAATTATCCCGTTTAGCCTTTATTACATTGATGAGCATACTTATATTTGGGTGTGCTCAGTCCCCTAGAACTCATGCGACTAAGTTTACAAGCTATGAAGATTTTAGACCTGGTCCTGAAGGCGGCGTAGATTTAGTATGGGCGAGAATTGGTTTAAGAGATGCTGATAGGTTAAAGAGAAAGTTAGATAAGTACGATTCAGTTGTCATTGATCAGGTTTTTGTTCTTGCCGAGGAGGACTCAATCTCGGATGAAGAAATTGAAGAGCTGACGGCTTATTTTGTTCAGCGATTAAGCGATACAATTAAAGAACACAAACCGGTTGTAGAGTCACCCACAGATCGCTCACTTCGCTTAAGTATTGCTTTAAGTAATGTGGAAACACCAAATCCAATTTTAGCGGTAACCAGCAGCGTTCTACCCTATGGATTAGCAATCTCGACTATCTCAAAGATCACCACGGGTGAGCATACTAACGTAGGTAGCGCCACTATCGAGCTATTGGTCAGTGACGCTGAAAATGGTGATGCATTATTTGCGGTCGTTGATAGGCAAGCTGGGAATAAAGATTTTTCCACTATGTTGGATTCACTTGATGACCCTAAAGATGCAATCAACTTTTGGGTTGATCGCTTAAGTGTTACTCTACAGAAAATTGATAAGCCTGAATAA
- a CDS encoding autoinducer 2-binding periplasmic protein LuxP → MKRSLMLLGMALCSSPAMSHGTHILNDYWEYQEFLDHFSEQNELTQKLNEVVQNRPKPLTIRQDKPITISIVYPGQQISDYWVRNIQAFEKRLDRLKIDYQINQVFTRVNGDITQQSISLQEAIKNKTDYLIFTLDTTRHRKFIEHVLNATDTKLILQNITTPVRAWKERQPFMYVGFDHATGSLKLADYFKENAKENAQYSVLYRSEGYISDARGDTFIHDINSETDFKLTSSFYTKATKESAYKAAKLSIQKNEDLDFIYACATDVALGAAQAIQESGRTDILVNGWGGGSAELEALEKGELDVTVMRMNDDTGIAMAEGIKWDLEGYTVPTVYSGDFAIVTKNDSPERVSRLKARAFRYSGQ, encoded by the coding sequence ATGAAACGTTCACTTATGTTACTTGGGATGGCTTTATGCTCTAGTCCCGCCATGTCGCACGGAACACATATACTAAATGATTATTGGGAATATCAAGAATTCCTTGATCATTTTTCGGAGCAAAATGAGCTAACTCAGAAGCTGAATGAGGTTGTTCAAAATCGTCCCAAGCCATTAACAATAAGACAAGATAAACCTATAACTATTTCTATAGTTTATCCTGGGCAGCAAATTTCAGATTATTGGGTGAGGAATATTCAAGCGTTTGAAAAGCGTTTAGACCGGTTGAAAATTGATTATCAAATTAACCAAGTTTTTACTCGTGTTAATGGCGATATCACTCAACAAAGCATTTCTTTACAAGAAGCAATTAAGAATAAAACGGATTATTTGATTTTCACTCTGGATACAACTAGACACCGAAAATTCATCGAGCATGTATTAAATGCTACCGACACAAAGTTAATCTTACAGAATATAACCACTCCGGTAAGAGCATGGAAAGAACGTCAGCCATTTATGTATGTGGGGTTTGATCATGCAACAGGCAGTTTGAAACTCGCTGACTACTTCAAAGAAAATGCTAAAGAAAACGCTCAGTACTCGGTGTTATACCGTTCTGAAGGTTATATTAGTGATGCTCGTGGTGATACATTTATCCATGACATAAATTCAGAGACCGACTTTAAACTCACCTCGTCGTTTTATACAAAAGCAACCAAAGAGAGTGCTTATAAAGCCGCAAAACTCAGTATCCAAAAAAATGAAGACTTAGACTTTATTTATGCGTGTGCAACAGATGTTGCCCTTGGTGCCGCTCAGGCAATTCAAGAGTCGGGTCGCACAGATATTTTAGTCAACGGTTGGGGTGGCGGTTCTGCTGAACTTGAAGCACTCGAAAAAGGTGAGTTAGACGTGACCGTCATGAGAATGAATGACGACACTGGCATTGCCATGGCTGAAGGCATTAAATGGGATCTAGAGGGGTATACTGTGCCGACTGTATATTCTGGAGATTTTGCCATAGTCACTAAAAATGATTCCCCGGAGCGAGTGTCTCGGCTTAAAGCTCGCGCGTTTAGATATTCAGGACAGTAA
- a CDS encoding PilZ domain-containing protein — MNSTTDKKNDLSRYLKSGIRAAAVINFGPNDSIPVNGIYIGCKQEQYLIIELSQKSVESLTLRKLNNVDIVVRAVTDTELGHIVAFKTSILSSISKPAHLLFLRPPTNYASKPIREHERYKIDLECQVHFGTLLFDATILDFSVSGCGLYFSEQSDIENGIKLKVQSALSAHLPDELVYQVVSKKKHNKGWLIGVQFKEPVEMNENLKKELLEQAFLSGSL, encoded by the coding sequence ATGAACTCAACTACAGATAAAAAAAACGATTTGAGTCGATACCTAAAATCAGGGATTAGAGCTGCAGCGGTTATCAACTTCGGGCCAAATGACTCAATCCCTGTTAACGGAATTTATATTGGCTGCAAACAAGAACAATACCTAATCATTGAACTCTCACAAAAGTCAGTCGAAAGTTTAACTCTACGCAAACTCAATAATGTAGACATTGTGGTTCGAGCCGTCACAGACACAGAACTCGGACATATTGTTGCTTTTAAAACCAGTATCCTAAGCTCAATTTCTAAACCTGCACATTTACTGTTTCTACGTCCACCAACGAACTATGCATCTAAACCGATCAGAGAGCACGAACGGTATAAAATCGATCTCGAGTGCCAAGTCCATTTCGGAACTCTTTTATTCGATGCAACTATTTTAGATTTCTCGGTTTCTGGTTGCGGGCTCTACTTTTCAGAACAGTCTGATATCGAAAACGGCATAAAGCTCAAAGTTCAATCAGCATTAAGTGCGCACTTACCAGACGAATTAGTTTACCAAGTAGTGAGCAAAAAGAAGCATAACAAAGGATGGTTAATTGGGGTTCAATTTAAAGAACCAGTAGAAATGAATGAGAACCTCAAAAAAGAGCTTTTAGAACAGGCTTTCCTTTCCGGCTCTCTCTGA
- the yegD gene encoding molecular chaperone, producing the protein MFIGFDYGTANCSVAAVLDGQPTLLPLEGDNYYIPSTVCAPTRESVSEHLFRHLNIKPSDTVGEQVLRRAIAANRDESIELVREDMAFGQAALDLYLEDPRDVYYVKSPKSFLGANGLHDVQISFFEDLVCSMMANIKTQSELTTQTEILQAVIGRPINFHGRGGEEANRQAESILYRAARRAGFKDIEFQFEPVAAGLEYESTLKENKTVLVVDIGGGTTDCSLLDMGPSWIGRTDRTQSLLAHSGQRVGGNDLDIYLAFKQFMQPFGLASKSTSGIDMPLTQFWNPIAINNVEAQKNFYSRENFNALKLLRKEAAEPVKLDRLLKVYQDTLGYSIVRRAEEAKIGLADSAQFKAAVNVASELVEIDISVEQMIEAIETPKSKMIELVKEAIQQGQKAPDVIYMTGGSARSPILRQAVEQAVPNVPIVSGNYFGSVTAGLARWADTCFKM; encoded by the coding sequence ATGTTTATTGGATTTGATTATGGTACCGCGAATTGTTCAGTTGCGGCTGTGCTTGATGGTCAACCAACGTTATTACCTTTAGAAGGTGACAATTATTATATTCCGTCCACTGTTTGTGCTCCCACCCGTGAGAGTGTTTCAGAGCATTTGTTTCGCCATTTAAATATTAAGCCAAGTGATACTGTTGGTGAGCAAGTTCTTCGCAGAGCTATCGCTGCAAACAGAGACGAGAGCATTGAACTTGTTCGAGAAGATATGGCATTTGGGCAAGCTGCCTTAGATCTTTACCTTGAAGACCCAAGAGATGTTTATTACGTAAAATCACCGAAATCATTCTTAGGTGCCAACGGTTTACATGATGTTCAAATTAGCTTTTTTGAAGATCTGGTTTGTTCAATGATGGCAAACATTAAGACCCAATCCGAACTGACTACCCAAACAGAAATATTACAGGCGGTGATTGGTCGCCCAATTAACTTCCATGGTCGTGGTGGTGAAGAGGCCAATCGACAAGCTGAGAGCATTTTGTATCGTGCTGCAAGGCGTGCGGGCTTTAAAGATATTGAGTTTCAATTTGAGCCTGTTGCCGCAGGTCTTGAATATGAAAGTACGCTAAAAGAAAACAAAACCGTGCTTGTTGTGGATATTGGCGGTGGTACAACAGATTGCTCATTATTAGACATGGGACCAAGTTGGATAGGACGAACTGATCGTACTCAAAGTTTGCTTGCTCACAGTGGTCAGCGAGTGGGCGGTAATGATCTGGATATTTACCTGGCATTCAAACAGTTTATGCAGCCATTTGGCTTAGCGAGTAAGAGTACGTCTGGTATTGATATGCCTCTTACTCAATTCTGGAACCCGATTGCTATTAATAACGTTGAAGCTCAGAAAAATTTCTACTCCCGTGAAAATTTCAATGCCCTTAAATTATTACGTAAAGAAGCCGCCGAGCCAGTAAAGCTTGATCGTTTACTTAAGGTGTACCAAGACACATTAGGCTACAGTATTGTTCGCCGTGCCGAAGAAGCCAAAATTGGCTTAGCGGATTCAGCTCAATTCAAAGCTGCGGTGAACGTTGCTTCTGAATTAGTTGAAATTGATATTTCGGTTGAGCAAATGATTGAAGCGATCGAAACACCTAAGTCAAAAATGATTGAATTAGTGAAAGAAGCAATACAGCAAGGGCAAAAAGCGCCGGATGTGATTTATATGACAGGTGGTTCTGCTCGGTCTCCAATTTTACGCCAAGCGGTTGAGCAAGCAGTGCCGAATGTGCCAATTGTCAGTGGTAATTATTTTGGTTCTGTTACGGCTGGACTAGCGCGTTGGGCAGACACTTGTTTTAAAATGTAG
- the luxQ gene encoding quorum-sensing autoinducer 2 sensor kinase/phosphatase LuxQ, with product MKKSYAIMPRNTLARLITRIIILVIGVMAIGVLIHNYETSSNIIKQETNRTIKQTSSLIQNMFDYRLSVLQIHQDSSSNNETLRSYFKSGDKDELNYFFFGIDQREPNHAPDLRFITTHNGLEWDDGNAQFYGFTHKSLENVSNEVAFSSNWHFLKLDTDMGKRHLLSRRTPIIDNESGEVLGQLYIAVILDNNFSLAESIQQRSNCENIIIEAHGQPVTSTFKGSESYSISDVLRYGSKSELAEHFVTVVPITINHVETPLIIRAVQKNNNVIELEQNYGKAIVVIVIGILSLSFFARSWIQRRVSGELDKLMDYTRAASEGDSHQKFEGSEIYEFHHIGCTLADAFERIAEQNQKFQDLFNFSHSPILVWSESGVLIEMNPAAQMALSVNDEEERMFAKKFEQEMLPNIKMVLDGAKLTGINVPIGTKVFRWNISAITVEHDVSGVVVQGQDITKLIDAEKQTNIARKEAENLANIRADFLAKMSHEIRTPLNGILGISQLLKRTVDHESNIKQVDMLCNSAEHLLAVLNDILDFSKIEQGQFSIQKKAFLLSDIVSTLNSIYRPLCEDKQIHLILENRVTDKLEINTDQVRLNQILFNLLSNAIKFTHQGQVSVTFDLGSDFNTNTADLIISVKDTGIGIEEGKLDVVFEPFMQAEETTTREYGGTGLGLAIVKNLVDMLQGDIKVQSFKGVGSEFIVEIPVEYVTRTLPEEPSLFELDTKELFDVELNVLLVEDNHTNAFIAQAFCKKYGMRVTWAKDGLEALAIVQQESFDLILMDNQLPNIGGVETTKRIREEFHISTPVYACTADTQESTRESFLAAGANYVIIKPIKEKALHQAFVHFKQHFVNS from the coding sequence ATGAAAAAAAGCTACGCCATTATGCCTCGTAACACCCTAGCAAGACTAATCACTCGTATTATCATACTGGTTATCGGTGTAATGGCTATTGGCGTGCTTATTCATAACTATGAAACTAGCAGTAATATTATTAAGCAAGAAACCAACCGAACTATTAAACAAACCTCTAGCTTGATTCAGAACATGTTTGATTACCGTCTTTCGGTTTTGCAAATACATCAAGACAGTAGTTCGAATAATGAAACTCTTCGCAGTTACTTTAAAAGTGGCGATAAAGATGAATTGAACTATTTCTTTTTTGGGATAGATCAAAGGGAGCCAAATCACGCTCCAGATTTACGTTTCATCACCACCCACAATGGTCTTGAATGGGATGATGGCAATGCCCAGTTTTACGGATTCACTCATAAAAGTTTAGAGAATGTATCCAATGAAGTTGCTTTTAGCAGTAATTGGCATTTTTTAAAGCTAGATACAGATATGGGTAAGCGCCATTTGCTGTCTCGACGTACTCCAATTATTGATAATGAATCTGGTGAAGTGTTAGGGCAGTTATATATAGCCGTCATCCTCGACAATAACTTCTCATTAGCTGAATCTATCCAGCAACGAAGTAATTGTGAAAACATCATTATTGAAGCTCACGGTCAACCTGTAACTTCAACTTTTAAGGGGAGCGAAAGCTACTCAATTTCAGATGTCTTACGTTATGGATCTAAAAGTGAACTTGCTGAACACTTTGTTACGGTTGTCCCTATAACGATTAATCATGTGGAAACACCACTCATCATCCGAGCGGTTCAAAAGAATAATAATGTTATCGAATTAGAACAGAATTACGGAAAAGCGATTGTAGTAATCGTAATCGGAATTCTTTCATTGTCGTTTTTTGCAAGATCATGGATTCAGCGACGGGTCTCAGGAGAGTTAGATAAATTGATGGACTATACCCGCGCCGCGAGTGAAGGTGATTCCCATCAAAAATTTGAAGGCTCTGAAATTTATGAATTTCATCATATTGGCTGCACTCTTGCTGATGCTTTTGAGCGCATAGCAGAGCAAAACCAAAAGTTTCAAGACCTTTTCAACTTTTCACATTCTCCGATTTTGGTTTGGTCTGAATCTGGTGTGCTGATTGAGATGAACCCTGCGGCTCAAATGGCTTTATCTGTAAATGATGAAGAAGAACGTATGTTCGCCAAGAAATTTGAACAAGAAATGCTGCCTAATATCAAAATGGTTCTAGATGGAGCTAAACTAACAGGTATCAATGTGCCTATTGGAACTAAGGTATTCCGTTGGAATATTTCTGCGATAACGGTAGAACATGATGTGTCAGGCGTGGTGGTTCAAGGTCAAGACATTACAAAACTGATTGATGCCGAAAAACAAACTAATATTGCCCGTAAAGAAGCGGAAAACCTGGCCAATATTCGAGCCGATTTCCTTGCGAAAATGAGCCACGAAATACGCACGCCATTGAATGGTATTTTGGGTATTTCACAATTACTCAAGCGAACGGTTGATCACGAAAGTAATATTAAACAGGTCGATATGCTTTGTAATAGTGCAGAACATTTACTGGCTGTTTTGAATGATATCTTAGACTTTTCAAAAATTGAGCAAGGGCAGTTTAGCATTCAGAAAAAAGCATTCCTTCTATCAGATATCGTTAGTACGCTGAATAGTATTTATAGACCTCTCTGTGAAGATAAACAGATACATTTAATTTTAGAGAACCGAGTTACGGACAAACTTGAGATTAATACCGATCAGGTTCGTTTGAATCAAATCCTGTTCAATCTTTTGAGTAATGCAATCAAGTTTACTCATCAAGGGCAAGTGTCTGTCACTTTTGACTTAGGCTCGGATTTTAATACCAATACTGCTGATTTGATTATTTCTGTGAAAGATACCGGTATTGGAATAGAAGAGGGCAAGTTAGATGTTGTCTTTGAACCTTTCATGCAAGCAGAAGAAACGACTACCCGTGAGTATGGCGGTACTGGGTTAGGGCTTGCGATAGTAAAGAATCTTGTTGATATGTTGCAAGGTGATATTAAAGTTCAGAGCTTTAAAGGGGTTGGCTCTGAGTTTATTGTTGAAATTCCAGTGGAATATGTCACACGAACTTTACCCGAGGAACCAAGTCTTTTTGAACTAGACACCAAAGAGTTATTTGATGTTGAATTGAATGTACTTCTTGTTGAAGACAATCACACCAATGCTTTTATTGCCCAGGCATTTTGTAAGAAGTATGGGATGAGAGTGACTTGGGCCAAAGATGGGTTAGAAGCTCTTGCTATAGTTCAGCAGGAGTCGTTTGACTTGATCTTGATGGATAACCAACTGCCAAACATTGGTGGAGTTGAAACAACAAAACGTATTAGAGAAGAGTTTCATATATCTACGCCAGTCTACGCTTGTACTGCAGACACACAAGAGTCTACGCGGGAAAGCTTTCTTGCCGCTGGTGCAAACTATGTCATTATTAAACCAATTAAAGAAAAGGCGCTACACCAAGCTTTTGTTCATTTTAAACAGCATTTCGTAAATAGCTGA
- a CDS encoding DUF1289 domain-containing protein has product MKTPCKAACKNEGGICSGCHRTINEIMGWGKLSDNDRKIIMDKLDGTSTTHTCPQCEKSAQCDISMGKETCWCFELEKRDTSSVPKAGLCMCRNCLTALPVE; this is encoded by the coding sequence ATGAAAACGCCTTGTAAAGCAGCATGTAAAAATGAGGGTGGTATTTGCAGTGGCTGCCACCGAACAATCAACGAGATTATGGGTTGGGGCAAACTTTCTGATAATGATAGAAAGATAATTATGGACAAGTTAGACGGTACAAGTACAACACACACTTGCCCGCAATGTGAAAAATCCGCGCAATGTGACATTAGTATGGGTAAAGAAACTTGCTGGTGCTTTGAGCTTGAAAAAAGAGACACAAGCTCTGTCCCTAAAGCTGGCTTATGCATGTGTAGAAACTGCCTGACGGCATTACCAGTTGAATAA
- a CDS encoding mechanosensitive ion channel family protein encodes MRKLIGSVVLMLTLFSTFGFAENLDRVVEVQNKLSADYIILESAHEFEQSFLEDILRRKNQTLRELIGAQVAAGAGEELNMVLVEQATLLQKLLRLSEVKILELTKLSRKSSGDEKKSLEVEVQKRISTMDTYYRQLAETLRWSQARQLDMVEPLAELKSALQNRAEFLTNAIFYTDTQVQDIKKRLTYVGADEKTLLTTEIVRLGERTNIMALSLESTVGLMAGLGIDVTVYRKILLATTGDINADVLDIDVAFGLLEEWGASFKDWAFENTPSMIVKLTLFLGILYITRVLSRLTSKTVRKSVSHSKMDFSVLMQDFFVSIASKGVIFIGLLVALSQVGIELAPLLTGFGVAGVIIGFALQDTLSNFASGLMILIYRPYDVGDMVKVAGVQGTVKDMSLVSTTVKTIDNQILVIPNNKIWGDVINNITAEKLRRVDMVFGIGYADDIDKAKVVLNDILANHPAVLKKPEHIVKLHTLNTSSVDFVVRPWVKTEDYWEVYWDVTETVKKRFDQENISIPFPQRDVHIYNHDES; translated from the coding sequence ATGAGGAAGTTAATAGGCAGCGTTGTATTAATGCTCACGTTGTTTTCAACATTTGGGTTTGCAGAAAATCTGGATAGAGTGGTAGAAGTCCAAAATAAATTATCAGCAGATTACATCATCTTAGAATCTGCACATGAATTCGAGCAATCCTTCCTTGAAGATATTCTAAGGCGTAAAAACCAAACATTGCGAGAACTTATTGGTGCACAAGTTGCGGCTGGTGCAGGTGAAGAGCTCAATATGGTTTTGGTCGAGCAAGCTACGTTATTACAGAAATTACTGCGATTAAGTGAAGTTAAAATACTCGAATTAACTAAGTTGAGTCGCAAATCATCAGGTGATGAAAAAAAGAGCTTAGAGGTGGAAGTTCAAAAGCGTATTAGTACGATGGACACTTATTACCGTCAACTCGCAGAGACATTGCGTTGGTCTCAGGCTCGCCAATTAGATATGGTGGAGCCACTCGCAGAGTTAAAGAGTGCTCTACAAAATCGCGCTGAATTTCTGACGAATGCAATTTTTTATACCGACACTCAAGTTCAAGATATTAAGAAGCGTTTGACGTATGTAGGTGCTGATGAAAAAACACTGCTCACGACTGAAATTGTTAGGCTTGGGGAACGCACGAACATTATGGCATTAAGCTTAGAATCTACAGTTGGTTTAATGGCTGGTTTAGGCATTGATGTTACGGTTTATAGGAAAATTTTATTAGCGACAACGGGTGACATAAATGCTGACGTTTTGGATATCGACGTAGCCTTTGGCTTGTTAGAAGAGTGGGGAGCTTCTTTTAAAGATTGGGCGTTTGAAAACACGCCATCCATGATCGTTAAATTAACCTTGTTTCTAGGGATTCTTTACATCACCAGAGTCTTATCGCGTCTAACCAGTAAAACTGTCAGAAAGAGTGTTTCACATTCAAAAATGGATTTCAGTGTCTTAATGCAAGACTTCTTTGTATCTATTGCTTCAAAGGGTGTGATATTCATTGGTTTGCTCGTTGCACTTTCACAGGTTGGTATTGAACTTGCGCCATTATTAACTGGTTTTGGTGTTGCGGGTGTGATCATCGGTTTTGCTCTACAAGATACATTGTCTAATTTTGCTTCTGGTTTAATGATTTTGATCTATCGCCCATATGATGTCGGAGATATGGTAAAAGTTGCTGGTGTGCAAGGCACTGTGAAAGATATGAGTTTAGTTTCGACAACGGTTAAAACGATCGATAACCAAATCTTAGTCATTCCGAATAATAAAATTTGGGGGGATGTGATTAATAATATCACCGCAGAGAAACTACGCCGTGTAGACATGGTTTTTGGAATTGGTTACGCAGACGATATCGATAAAGCAAAAGTCGTACTAAACGATATTTTAGCCAACCACCCTGCAGTATTGAAGAAACCAGAACATATAGTGAAGTTACATACATTAAATACATCTTCTGTCGATTTTGTGGTTCGCCCTTGGGTAAAAACGGAAGATTATTGGGAAGTTTACTGGGATGTGACTGAAACGGTTAAAAAACGTTTTGACCAAGAAAACATCAGCATTCCATTCCCGCAGCGAGATGTTCATATATACAATCACGATGAGAGTTAG